A genomic window from Caballeronia sp. SBC1 includes:
- a CDS encoding Crp/Fnr family transcriptional regulator: MLTLQSDLHGNHLLGALPAHEWQALTPHLELVQLRTDQLLCDSGQRIHHVYFPTTAIISLLHTMEDGGSVEIAAVGREGMTGVPVLTGGETMPTRVQVQCPGFAYRMSASALREQFGRSDFLRRLMLLYMQALLTQVAQTAACNRHHSLNKQLCRWLLIEIDRTTSNQLQVTQQLIADMLGVRREGVTEAAGKLHDAGLIHHSRGCIKVLDREGLESRACECYGIVKREFDRLLPRLHQAEAVH; the protein is encoded by the coding sequence ATGCTGACCCTTCAGTCCGACCTGCACGGCAATCATTTGTTGGGTGCGCTTCCCGCACACGAATGGCAAGCCCTCACGCCGCATCTTGAACTGGTTCAACTTCGCACCGACCAATTGCTGTGTGATTCGGGGCAACGTATTCATCACGTGTATTTCCCCACCACCGCCATCATCTCCCTGCTGCATACGATGGAAGACGGCGGTTCGGTAGAGATCGCAGCAGTCGGACGTGAAGGCATGACAGGCGTGCCGGTACTGACAGGCGGCGAAACCATGCCGACGCGCGTCCAGGTGCAATGCCCGGGCTTCGCTTATCGCATGAGCGCATCCGCCTTGCGTGAACAGTTTGGCCGTTCGGACTTCCTGCGCCGTTTGATGCTGCTGTACATGCAAGCCCTCCTCACGCAAGTTGCGCAAACGGCGGCATGCAATCGCCACCACTCGCTCAACAAGCAACTGTGCCGCTGGCTTCTCATCGAAATCGATCGCACCACGTCGAACCAGTTGCAAGTCACGCAACAGTTGATTGCTGACATGCTCGGCGTGCGTCGTGAAGGTGTCACAGAAGCCGCAGGCAAGCTTCACGATGCCGGCCTGATCCATCACAGCCGTGGTTGCATCAAGGTCCTGGATCGCGAAGGCCTCGAGTCGCGTGCATGCGAATGCTACGGCATCGTCAAGCGTGAATTCGACCGGCTCCTGCCGCGTCTGCATCAGGCTGAAGCGGTTCACTGA
- a CDS encoding GNAT family N-acetyltransferase, translating to MNWKALDFEQITARELYLILRARSAVFVVEQSHVHLDPDGRDETSLHVFAVDDISRPMPVMAYARLHEGSTGQEASNVVVVDKILTSPLRRGDGTAAALIARVLAAAGERWPGRGVRLLAPVSLRGFYEAFGFRKEEGPFVERGVRLIGLIRKSRHNGRTSQYADEVDFVDTVEEV from the coding sequence ATGAACTGGAAGGCACTCGACTTCGAGCAAATCACCGCACGGGAGCTGTATTTGATCCTGCGGGCGCGAAGCGCTGTGTTCGTTGTCGAACAGTCCCATGTGCATCTGGACCCGGACGGGCGCGATGAAACGTCCCTCCATGTGTTTGCAGTCGACGACATCTCGCGGCCGATGCCCGTCATGGCCTATGCGCGCTTGCACGAGGGCAGCACGGGGCAGGAGGCGTCGAACGTGGTTGTGGTGGACAAGATCCTCACCAGCCCGCTACGACGCGGCGACGGCACGGCTGCAGCGCTGATCGCACGAGTCCTTGCAGCAGCGGGCGAACGGTGGCCCGGGCGTGGTGTGCGTTTGCTGGCGCCGGTGAGCTTGCGCGGCTTTTACGAAGCATTCGGATTTCGCAAGGAGGAGGGGCCGTTTGTCGAGCGCGGGGTTCGCTTGATCGGGCTGATACGCAAGAGCCGTCATAACGGCCGGACGAGCCAGTATGCCGACGAGGTTGATTTCGTCGATACGGTCGAAGAGGTTTGA
- a CDS encoding O-antigen ligase family protein: MSSVSITNGRDEPQDGRVETWKTPWMAQREKMASAPAPSPAAKAARAAKLAADAAELKQRAELSRRRRMMIAPLAFAALTGLLLVLHQSRVLELFYPAGAVLVAAILYKRSPAHYLSFVVWLFFLTPEVRRLSDYFNGTFSDRSLIMLAPVIAAALCGMNLLTHFRVLMQRRAIPLTLIVLGIFYGYVIGMVGAGIAAASYTLISWLFPVLIAFHIMVTWRQYPDYHRTMLKTFVFGGFVIAAYGVFQYVSPPPWDAFWLLQSGMVSEGVPLPFGMRVASTMNSSGPFAIAMMACLLMTLAARNKMAFLAGGLAVPALIGTMSRSVVGGLAIGLIYLFVMLDGRSRLRLVGGVAVIVLLCSPVAMVDEISDKAMARFSTVTQLDNDYSYQVRTEIYAHFLSEMTTNIAGQGLGMTGLGSKLSGDGSSNNVDFDSGLMEVPYVLGWPGTLLYASGLLMLILRAFVASFARKSDRFAVAGTAAAFGVLAMMVFVNTLVGSGGMFFFIGVMLPVTGWRYAREIQQSARAAALRPDERAAADAALTPCRAATGTVAQQNIALPSTLTLRT; the protein is encoded by the coding sequence ATGTCGAGTGTTTCGATCACGAATGGGCGAGACGAGCCGCAGGACGGGCGCGTCGAGACATGGAAGACGCCGTGGATGGCGCAGCGCGAGAAGATGGCGTCCGCACCTGCGCCGTCGCCGGCCGCAAAAGCGGCTCGTGCAGCGAAGCTCGCGGCCGACGCCGCTGAGTTGAAGCAACGCGCAGAGCTGAGCCGGCGGCGCCGCATGATGATCGCGCCGCTCGCATTTGCAGCGCTCACGGGGTTATTGCTCGTGCTGCATCAGAGCCGTGTGCTGGAACTGTTCTATCCGGCGGGCGCCGTGCTGGTCGCCGCGATTCTCTACAAACGTTCGCCCGCGCACTATCTTTCGTTCGTTGTGTGGCTGTTCTTCCTCACACCGGAAGTGCGGCGCCTGTCCGACTACTTCAACGGCACATTCAGCGACCGCAGCCTCATCATGCTGGCGCCGGTGATAGCAGCCGCGCTGTGCGGCATGAACCTGCTGACTCATTTTCGCGTCCTGATGCAGCGGCGTGCGATCCCGCTCACGCTGATCGTGCTCGGCATCTTCTATGGCTATGTGATCGGCATGGTGGGCGCCGGAATTGCAGCTGCGTCCTATACGCTGATCTCGTGGTTGTTCCCGGTGCTGATCGCCTTTCACATCATGGTGACGTGGCGGCAGTACCCCGACTATCACCGCACGATGCTCAAGACCTTTGTGTTCGGCGGCTTCGTGATTGCGGCGTACGGCGTGTTCCAGTACGTCAGCCCGCCACCCTGGGACGCGTTCTGGCTGCTGCAGTCCGGCATGGTCTCCGAGGGCGTGCCGCTGCCGTTCGGCATGCGCGTCGCCAGCACGATGAATTCGTCAGGCCCCTTCGCCATCGCGATGATGGCCTGCCTGCTGATGACGCTCGCCGCACGCAACAAGATGGCCTTCCTCGCGGGCGGCCTGGCCGTGCCGGCGCTGATCGGCACGATGTCGCGCAGCGTGGTCGGCGGCCTCGCCATCGGGCTCATATACCTGTTCGTCATGCTCGACGGCCGTAGCCGTTTGCGGCTGGTCGGCGGTGTCGCGGTGATCGTGCTGCTGTGTTCGCCGGTCGCGATGGTCGACGAAATCTCGGACAAGGCGATGGCGCGCTTCTCCACGGTGACCCAGCTCGATAACGACTACAGCTATCAGGTTCGCACCGAGATCTACGCCCACTTTCTTTCAGAGATGACGACCAATATCGCGGGGCAGGGTCTTGGCATGACCGGTCTCGGCTCGAAGCTCTCGGGCGATGGATCGTCGAATAATGTCGACTTCGACAGCGGCCTGATGGAAGTGCCGTACGTGCTTGGATGGCCCGGTACGCTGCTCTATGCGTCAGGGCTGCTGATGCTGATACTGCGCGCGTTTGTTGCCAGCTTCGCAAGGAAAAGCGATCGCTTTGCCGTGGCCGGCACGGCAGCAGCATTCGGCGTGTTGGCCATGATGGTGTTCGTCAATACGCTGGTCGGCTCGGGCGGCATGTTCTTTTTCATCGGCGTGATGTTGCCGGTTACCGGCTGGCGTTATGCACGCGAGATTCAACAGTCGGCGCGCGCCGCAGCCCTTCGTCCGGATGAACGGGCCGCCGCGGACGCTGCGCTCACGCCGTGCCGTGCAGCCACGGGGACCGTGGCCCAGCAGAACATTGCGCTGCCGTCCACGCTGACGCTGCGCACATGA
- a CDS encoding glycoside hydrolase family 2 protein produces MSVPSPGASASPSAYFPHLLSEGWECLTTRAGAYATPAELRADERLAGWLAAPVPGTVASAWQAAGKLDLENPPAFAFDDHWYRLVLCEKGLRRLRMHGLATLSEVWLDDTKLLDSDSMFVAHDLDLHLDGNATLYLCFRSLNAALGSKRTRARWRPRLAQPATLRNVRTTLLGHMPGWCPAIQAAGPWRPVELLGESSTSIDHVDLHSGLDGNDGLIHLTLTFVHPQHEQTARLVCNDASITLQWRDTQTLGGTLRVPDAPRWWPHTHGEPTLHRVALELADNEVLELGCIGFRELRVDRGPAGDGFQLVVNGVPVFARGACWTHADLVSLSGSREEAQTFFQLARDAGMNLLRVGGTMLYESDAFYGLADEYGILIWQDFAFANFDYPTDTAFTASVQREAEQFLSRTRRFASLGVLCGGSEADQQGAMLGLPPELRAQTLFTRQLPSIVAELRPDVPYVMNSPSVPVGDAEAAEITAWPFATRTGVTHYYGVGAYQRPLEDARRANVRFASECLAFANVPDDVALNTLPLASKPHEPRWKAAVPRDPGAGWDFDDVREHYLRTLYQVDPARLRYEDPERYLDLSRAVVAELMNEVFSEWRRHGSSCAGGIVWQLQDLRPGAGWGVIDALGAPKSAWHGLAQVLRPVATLITDEGLDGLDVHLINETATPIDARLELACLRDGATKVASASKDVTLPARSTERILASDLLGQFFDFTYAYRFGPRAHDATVITLRDKASGAVLSEAFHFPERACTQRHELGLEVRLEQTSNENWELVVSAKRLARWVHIVDPRYRATLDWFHLAPGHERRIPLVARQRNTSHPPEGEVRALNATFSIHYQRS; encoded by the coding sequence ATGAGCGTCCCGTCGCCCGGCGCCAGTGCTTCGCCGTCAGCCTATTTTCCACACCTGTTGTCCGAGGGCTGGGAGTGTCTCACCACGCGTGCTGGCGCCTATGCCACGCCCGCGGAGCTGAGGGCTGACGAACGGCTCGCCGGATGGCTCGCCGCGCCCGTGCCGGGCACGGTTGCATCGGCGTGGCAAGCGGCCGGCAAGCTTGATCTCGAGAACCCGCCGGCATTCGCTTTTGATGACCACTGGTATCGATTGGTCCTATGCGAAAAAGGGCTGCGCCGGCTGCGCATGCACGGACTTGCAACACTTTCGGAAGTCTGGCTCGACGATACAAAACTACTCGATTCCGATTCAATGTTCGTCGCGCACGATCTCGACCTGCATCTGGATGGCAACGCCACGCTCTACCTCTGCTTTCGTTCACTGAATGCCGCGCTTGGCTCCAAACGCACCCGCGCGCGCTGGCGGCCAAGGCTCGCTCAACCGGCTACGTTGCGCAACGTACGCACAACCCTGCTCGGCCATATGCCCGGCTGGTGCCCGGCGATCCAGGCTGCAGGCCCATGGCGCCCGGTTGAATTGCTCGGGGAATCATCCACGTCGATTGATCATGTGGACCTGCATTCGGGCCTCGATGGCAACGACGGCCTGATTCACCTGACCCTTACGTTTGTCCATCCGCAACATGAACAGACCGCACGACTTGTTTGCAACGATGCATCAATAACGCTGCAATGGCGCGATACGCAAACGCTTGGCGGAACGTTGCGCGTTCCGGATGCGCCGCGCTGGTGGCCGCATACGCATGGCGAACCAACCTTGCATCGCGTGGCGCTTGAACTTGCTGACAACGAAGTGCTCGAGCTTGGGTGCATCGGCTTCAGGGAACTGCGCGTAGATCGCGGCCCGGCGGGCGATGGATTTCAGCTAGTGGTAAACGGCGTGCCCGTTTTTGCGCGCGGCGCATGCTGGACGCACGCGGATCTCGTGTCGCTCAGCGGTTCGCGTGAAGAGGCGCAAACGTTTTTCCAGCTCGCCCGCGACGCCGGCATGAACCTCTTGCGAGTGGGCGGCACGATGCTCTACGAGTCCGATGCGTTCTATGGATTGGCGGATGAATACGGGATTTTGATCTGGCAAGATTTTGCATTTGCGAATTTCGACTATCCGACGGATACGGCCTTCACGGCCAGTGTCCAGCGCGAAGCCGAACAATTCCTGTCACGCACGCGGCGCTTCGCTTCTCTCGGCGTGTTATGCGGCGGCAGCGAAGCCGACCAGCAAGGGGCCATGCTTGGCCTGCCGCCTGAACTGCGCGCGCAAACGTTGTTCACGCGGCAATTGCCATCGATCGTGGCTGAATTGCGGCCCGATGTGCCTTACGTGATGAACTCGCCGAGCGTGCCCGTTGGCGACGCCGAGGCCGCCGAAATCACCGCGTGGCCCTTCGCCACGCGCACGGGCGTGACCCATTACTACGGCGTGGGCGCTTACCAGCGACCGCTCGAAGACGCCCGCCGCGCGAACGTCCGGTTCGCCAGCGAATGCCTGGCGTTCGCCAACGTCCCCGACGATGTCGCGCTCAACACCTTGCCGCTCGCATCGAAGCCGCATGAGCCGCGCTGGAAAGCCGCCGTGCCGCGAGACCCCGGCGCGGGCTGGGACTTTGACGACGTGCGCGAGCACTACCTGCGCACGCTCTACCAAGTCGATCCCGCCCGTCTTCGATACGAGGACCCCGAGCGTTATCTCGACCTGTCGCGCGCGGTTGTGGCTGAGCTCATGAACGAAGTCTTCTCGGAATGGCGTCGCCATGGCTCATCGTGCGCCGGCGGGATCGTGTGGCAGTTGCAGGACCTGCGGCCGGGTGCGGGCTGGGGTGTAATTGATGCCCTGGGAGCGCCCAAAAGCGCCTGGCACGGCCTCGCGCAGGTTTTGCGTCCGGTAGCAACGCTCATCACCGACGAGGGCCTTGACGGCCTCGACGTGCATTTGATCAACGAGACTGCCACGCCCATCGACGCCCGTCTCGAACTCGCGTGCCTTCGTGACGGCGCGACGAAAGTGGCCAGTGCATCGAAAGACGTAACACTCCCGGCACGCAGCACGGAGCGGATTCTGGCCTCTGACCTGCTCGGCCAGTTCTTCGATTTCACCTACGCTTATAGATTCGGTCCACGCGCCCACGATGCCACTGTGATTACCTTGCGCGACAAAGCGAGCGGTGCCGTGTTGTCCGAAGCATTCCACTTCCCCGAACGCGCCTGCACGCAGCGCCACGAGCTCGGACTCGAAGTTCGATTGGAGCAAACCAGCAACGAGAACTGGGAGCTGGTAGTGAGCGCCAAACGTTTGGCACGCTGGGTTCATATTGTCGATCCGCGCTATCGCGCGACGCTCGACTGGTTCCATCTTGCACCCGGCCACGAACGCCGTATCCCGCTGGTTGCTCGCCAACGCAACACTTCTCATCCGCCAGAAGGTGAGGTTCGTGCACTCAACGCAACGTTTTCAATTCATTACCAACGCAGTTAG
- a CDS encoding polysaccharide biosynthesis/export family protein → MNIKLLVSLLAGATFTASLTGCAIAPGPYLDTDRLDQTPSPESVAQANVKYHVQPIDVSYFETHPRMSDSKLESVCPLTCLTRDTRKLYAYHIGVNDQVSVTVWDHPEFSSAGISASTGAAGVPPLPSAAPGGTAAGGAPVGAPGATGGTSGPEAGGVTVRVANDGTIFFPRVGRVQAVGKTAQELQETLTKGLSKTIRNPQLDVRITGFYSKQVQVTGDLKQPSSQPITDVPLSVIDAINRSGGANPDADLQNVGITRNGHRYAVDVAALLDRGDIQQNVLLQDDDIIDVPDRTKSRVFLFGELAKPQTVPMNRGHLTLADALANANSIDPHSADPRMIYVIRGSDQQFAKGGMLKTSAITPADGSLAPAARPLDLSVYKLDMTQVDALMLMTQFDLHPRDVIYVQVASAARFNRVLEQIAPTIQTLFYTIQTTR, encoded by the coding sequence ATGAACATCAAACTACTCGTATCACTGCTGGCTGGCGCGACCTTCACAGCATCGCTTACCGGTTGCGCGATTGCGCCCGGACCGTATCTCGATACCGACAGGCTGGACCAGACACCCTCACCGGAAAGCGTCGCCCAGGCGAACGTGAAGTATCACGTCCAGCCGATCGACGTCTCGTACTTCGAGACACATCCGCGCATGAGCGATTCAAAGCTTGAGAGCGTATGTCCGCTGACCTGTCTCACCAGGGACACTCGCAAGCTGTACGCGTATCACATTGGCGTGAATGACCAGGTCAGTGTCACGGTATGGGATCACCCCGAATTCAGCTCGGCCGGCATCTCGGCGAGCACGGGTGCGGCAGGCGTACCGCCGCTGCCCTCGGCAGCACCCGGCGGCACAGCAGCGGGCGGTGCGCCGGTTGGCGCTCCAGGCGCCACGGGTGGCACAAGCGGCCCTGAAGCCGGCGGCGTGACCGTGCGCGTAGCCAACGACGGCACCATTTTCTTTCCGCGCGTAGGCCGTGTACAAGCGGTTGGCAAGACCGCGCAGGAACTGCAGGAAACCTTGACCAAGGGTCTTTCGAAGACCATCCGCAATCCGCAGCTCGACGTGCGCATAACCGGTTTCTATAGCAAGCAGGTCCAGGTCACCGGCGACTTGAAGCAGCCTTCGTCGCAGCCGATCACCGACGTGCCGCTGTCGGTCATCGATGCCATCAACCGCTCAGGCGGAGCGAATCCCGATGCCGACCTGCAGAACGTCGGCATCACGCGCAACGGTCATCGTTACGCAGTCGATGTAGCCGCCCTGCTCGATCGCGGTGACATCCAGCAGAATGTGTTGCTGCAGGATGACGACATCATTGATGTGCCGGATCGCACCAAGAGCCGTGTGTTCCTGTTTGGCGAACTGGCGAAGCCGCAGACCGTGCCGATGAACCGTGGTCATCTGACGCTCGCCGACGCGCTCGCCAATGCAAACAGTATCGACCCCCACTCTGCCGATCCGCGCATGATCTATGTGATCCGTGGCTCGGACCAGCAGTTCGCGAAGGGCGGCATGCTCAAGACGTCCGCCATTACCCCGGCCGATGGAAGCTTGGCGCCGGCTGCGCGGCCGCTTGATCTCAGCGTGTACAAACTGGACATGACGCAGGTGGACGCGCTGATGCTGATGACGCAATTCGACCTGCATCCGCGTGACGTGATCTATGTTCAGGTTGCCAGCGCTGCACGTTTCAACCGCGTGCTCGAGCAGATCGCGCCGACCATCCAGACCCTGTTCTACACCATACAAACCACTCGCTGA
- a CDS encoding acyl-CoA dehydrogenase family protein, whose translation MNASTDVAVLATVKAEEAAVEAAQIVEGVRQASTEPLWLAATRRVAQVATLHAAAVDRDARFPVEAFEAMRRERLLSAMIPTALGGAGLTLAEVARICETLARACSSTAMVYAMHQSQVACIVDQGNAVPWQREMIARLVDEQWLLASATSEETIGGNMRTSACAVELVDGAFRIEKLAPTISYGEHADCILVTARRSPEASASDQVLIVVPRDSLVLEKRGGWDSLGMRGTCSESFRLVAEGRAEQILPVPFAQIADQSMLPVSHTLWASVWIGITADAVNRAHQFFRAQARGKPGALPPSAGRLADAVAQLRMMQARLKVALDAATEASSERIARDAQEACDFDTPLGASLSLASDMNTLKLSISSTALQVVQETLMICGMAGYKNNTDYSVGRHLRDLFSAPLMISNDRIQLNTANLLLAQRTPATGRI comes from the coding sequence ATGAACGCCTCGACGGATGTCGCCGTCCTTGCAACAGTGAAGGCCGAAGAAGCCGCCGTCGAGGCAGCACAGATCGTGGAAGGCGTCCGGCAAGCGTCGACCGAGCCACTGTGGCTCGCCGCCACCCGCCGCGTGGCGCAAGTCGCAACGCTTCATGCCGCCGCGGTCGATCGCGACGCGCGTTTTCCGGTAGAAGCCTTCGAGGCAATGCGCCGCGAACGGCTGCTGTCCGCGATGATTCCCACCGCGCTCGGCGGGGCCGGCCTGACGCTTGCCGAAGTGGCGCGCATTTGCGAAACGCTGGCGCGTGCGTGTTCATCGACTGCAATGGTGTATGCAATGCATCAGAGCCAGGTGGCGTGCATCGTCGATCAGGGCAACGCAGTCCCGTGGCAACGCGAGATGATCGCGCGCCTGGTGGACGAGCAATGGCTGCTCGCTTCCGCGACGTCCGAAGAGACCATCGGCGGCAACATGCGCACCAGCGCCTGTGCGGTCGAACTGGTCGATGGCGCGTTCAGGATCGAGAAGCTCGCACCGACCATCTCGTACGGCGAACATGCTGACTGCATCCTCGTCACCGCACGCCGCAGCCCAGAGGCCAGTGCGTCGGACCAGGTGCTGATCGTGGTCCCGCGCGACTCGCTCGTGCTGGAAAAGCGCGGCGGCTGGGACTCGCTCGGCATGCGCGGCACCTGCAGCGAAAGCTTCCGGCTCGTTGCCGAGGGTCGCGCCGAGCAGATCCTGCCCGTGCCGTTTGCTCAGATTGCGGACCAGAGCATGTTGCCGGTTTCGCATACGTTGTGGGCATCGGTCTGGATCGGCATTACTGCCGACGCGGTGAACCGCGCGCACCAGTTCTTCCGTGCCCAGGCGCGCGGCAAGCCGGGTGCATTGCCCCCTTCGGCGGGACGGCTCGCGGACGCAGTTGCTCAGTTACGCATGATGCAGGCGCGCCTCAAGGTTGCACTCGATGCCGCAACGGAAGCCTCGTCGGAGCGCATTGCACGCGATGCCCAGGAAGCCTGCGATTTCGATACGCCGCTTGGCGCCTCGCTGAGTCTCGCCTCCGACATGAACACGCTCAAGCTCAGCATCTCGTCGACTGCGCTGCAGGTCGTGCAAGAAACGCTGATGATCTGCGGCATGGCGGGCTACAAGAACAACACCGATTACAGCGTCGGGCGTCATCTGCGCGATCTTTTCTCAGCACCGCTGATGATCAGCAACGACCGCATCCAACTGAACACGGCGAACCTGCTGCTTGCGCAGCGCACGCCGGCTACGGGGAGAATCTAG
- a CDS encoding DUF1839 family protein, whose protein sequence is MRVRKHQSHSLHQGERVWAETNCYVDLWIELLHGYGLDPRAALAFTVTQDFEGDQFTFFKFPLEDLDKLYGLQVQELAIYDSLEDRVRTQTQRGHTVLAEVDAFYLPDTRATSYRHDHTKTTIGVDYIDPRSRRLGYFHNTGYFVLDGDDYEGVFRRLPELDGRPEILFPYVEFCKRARPPLSGTALAEASADLLVAHLQRRPARNPITQWRAAFPEHLETLFERGPEHFHLYTFNLMRQLGSNFEFLSRYLVWMRERGFAIPDEMPTAAQRIATESMVMQFRLVRAIARGRRDPCHECFDVLEQSYDKIVEPLAALIR, encoded by the coding sequence ATGCGCGTGCGCAAGCACCAGTCGCATTCGCTGCATCAGGGCGAACGGGTCTGGGCGGAAACAAATTGCTACGTGGATTTGTGGATCGAGTTGCTGCACGGCTATGGGCTCGATCCGCGCGCAGCGCTTGCCTTTACGGTCACGCAGGACTTCGAAGGCGACCAGTTCACCTTCTTCAAGTTTCCGCTGGAAGACCTCGACAAACTCTACGGCTTGCAGGTCCAGGAACTGGCCATCTACGATTCACTGGAAGACCGTGTGCGCACGCAGACCCAGCGCGGCCATACCGTGCTGGCCGAAGTCGATGCGTTTTACCTGCCCGATACGCGCGCCACGTCATACCGGCACGATCACACGAAGACGACCATCGGCGTGGATTACATCGATCCGCGCTCGCGCCGGCTTGGTTATTTCCACAACACGGGTTACTTCGTGCTGGACGGCGACGACTATGAAGGCGTATTTCGCAGGCTGCCGGAACTCGATGGCCGTCCCGAGATACTGTTTCCGTACGTGGAGTTCTGCAAGCGCGCCCGGCCACCGCTGAGCGGCACGGCGCTGGCGGAAGCATCGGCGGATCTGCTGGTGGCACACTTGCAGCGGCGTCCGGCACGCAATCCGATCACGCAATGGCGGGCGGCTTTTCCCGAGCATCTCGAGACGCTGTTCGAGCGTGGTCCTGAGCACTTCCACCTTTACACCTTCAACCTGATGCGGCAACTCGGCTCGAATTTCGAGTTCCTGTCGAGGTACCTCGTCTGGATGCGCGAGCGTGGTTTCGCGATCCCCGACGAGATGCCGACGGCCGCGCAGCGCATCGCAACCGAGTCGATGGTGATGCAGTTCCGGCTGGTGCGGGCCATTGCTCGTGGCCGGCGGGACCCCTGTCACGAGTGTTTCGATGTGCTGGAACAATCCTACGACAAAATCGTGGAACCGCTTGCCGCGCTGATCCGCTAA
- a CDS encoding amino acid--[acyl-carrier-protein] ligase: MNTVTEHAAIAAAEAQQASTYNASDITLRDRLIEAGILIDTGEDGLYGRSQVFEDVIDRLNNAITLLGADQEAEVLRFPPAMRRHDFEDSEYLKSFPDLAGTIHSFQGNDRGHHRLLEALEKTVSVGEEERTDEWMDQQKPTRLVLTPAACYPIYPTIAKRGALAEDGATVDVFAYCFRHEPSIDPGRMQMFRMREYVRLGSPQQVMDFRQKWIERGSLLVKMLGLPFEIDLANDPFFGRGGKIVADSQRAQQLKFELLIPVATPDRPTACLSFNYHMEHFGEIWKIAQADGELAHTACVGFGMERTTLALFRHHGLDVKAWPADVREFLWGDTQSRISAGLGALS; the protein is encoded by the coding sequence ATGAACACGGTAACGGAACACGCGGCCATCGCAGCCGCCGAAGCACAGCAAGCATCCACCTACAACGCGTCGGACATCACGTTGCGGGATCGTTTGATTGAAGCGGGAATCCTGATCGACACCGGCGAAGATGGCTTGTATGGCCGCAGCCAGGTATTCGAGGACGTGATCGACCGCCTCAACAACGCAATCACGCTGCTGGGCGCAGACCAGGAAGCTGAAGTGCTGCGCTTTCCTCCCGCCATGCGCCGCCATGACTTCGAGGACAGCGAATACCTGAAAAGCTTCCCCGATCTCGCCGGCACGATCCACTCGTTCCAGGGCAATGACCGTGGTCATCATCGGCTGCTGGAAGCGCTCGAAAAGACTGTATCGGTAGGCGAAGAAGAACGCACCGACGAATGGATGGACCAGCAGAAACCCACCCGCCTGGTCCTGACGCCGGCCGCTTGCTATCCGATCTACCCGACCATCGCCAAGCGTGGCGCACTGGCCGAAGACGGTGCGACTGTCGACGTGTTTGCGTATTGTTTCCGCCATGAACCGTCCATTGATCCGGGCCGCATGCAGATGTTCCGGATGCGCGAATACGTGCGCCTCGGCAGCCCGCAGCAGGTCATGGACTTCCGGCAGAAGTGGATCGAGCGTGGCTCGCTGCTTGTGAAAATGCTTGGCCTGCCGTTCGAAATCGATCTCGCCAATGACCCGTTCTTCGGCCGTGGCGGCAAGATCGTGGCCGACAGCCAGCGCGCCCAGCAACTGAAATTCGAACTGCTGATCCCGGTTGCAACGCCCGACCGGCCGACCGCATGCCTGTCGTTCAACTACCACATGGAACACTTCGGCGAGATCTGGAAGATCGCCCAGGCGGACGGTGAACTGGCGCACACCGCATGCGTCGGTTTCGGCATGGAACGCACGACGCTGGCCCTCTTCCGTCATCATGGCCTCGACGTCAAGGCGTGGCCGGCCGACGTGCGTGAGTTCCTCTGGGGCGATACGCAGTCGCGTATCAGCGCCGGACTCGGAGCACTGTCATGA
- a CDS encoding acyl carrier protein, which yields MKSALRRILTESARLDVPADSLADDADLYAAGLSSLATVHLMLAVEDEFGIEIPDRMLTRRLFSSIDSIAAAVTELQLAQAAA from the coding sequence ATGAAATCCGCACTGCGCCGCATCCTTACCGAATCCGCCCGGCTCGACGTTCCCGCTGACTCGCTCGCCGATGACGCGGACCTCTACGCCGCCGGCTTGTCGTCGCTTGCGACGGTTCATCTGATGCTCGCCGTTGAAGACGAGTTCGGTATCGAGATCCCTGACCGCATGCTGACGCGTCGCCTGTTTTCGTCGATCGACTCGATCGCCGCCGCGGTGACCGAACTGCAACTGGCGCAGGCCGCAGCATGA